The stretch of DNA CTCCAGGCCGCCGCGCGCGCAGCGGCAAGCGAGGGCGGAGAGCTTGCCGATCGGAGAGGTGAGGCGAACCCGCGAGGCGCTCCAGGGGCCTCCGTCCAGGCGCCTGCGCGCGAGCACCGCGACGCGCTCGCCGTTCTCCTCGTACGCGTGCTCGATCGCCACCAGCAGCTCGTCTCCCGCGAGGCAGATGCCCTCGATCCCGTCGTTGTCGTCGGGTGTCGCCCCGAGGGCTGCGTACGGCATCTCGATGTCCTCGACCACGCGCGCCTCCTGGCCGAGCACCTCGACGATCATGATGCGGTCGGACGCGCGATCGGCGACCGACGACTCGGTCCCGATCGCGAAGCGCCGTCCGCCGAGCCAGGTGATCGCCTCGGCGTCCACCTCCTCCGGCAGCCCGATGAGACGGTGCAACCGCGTCCCGTCGGGGCCGATCGCGTAGAGGTGCCGTGCTCGCTCGGGGACCACCCAGTGCACACCCTCGCCGTCCGTGGTGAGGCCGCTGAGGCCGTCGCTGGCGTCGAGGGTGAGGCGAACCACCCCAGGTGGTGGCGCCGCCGGAGCACGCGTCGGTCGCGGAGGCTCGGTCGCACCGCAGCCCGCGAGACAGAGCCACAGCGCTGCGCATAACCGCATCACTGGGAGCATAGGGCCGGAGGCGGCGGCCGCGAGGGCCGTCACGCGAGGTTCACGCGGCCTTGCGGAGCGCCGGGACTGCCTCATCTTTCATCCTGGTGAGCCCCCGCGTCCTCTGCCCTCTGACATGCCTCCTCGTCGCCCTCGGCCTTCTCCCGGCGAAGGCCGCGGCGCAGTGCGGTGCCCTTCCGTCTTTGTCGACCACCTCCAACGACGGCGTGCTCGGGCTGGTCTCGGGGTTGACGCAGGCGGTGGGTGGCGCGCGATGCGGAGAGCCGGTCCTGCGCCCGGAGCTGGAGCTGATGGGTCCGATCGAGCTCCCCGATCACCTGCGGCAGTCGTTTCGCATCCGGCTGAGCACCGAGGGCGATCGCGACCTGGGTGACTCGCTCGTGCGCTCCTTCCTCGGGGGGCAGGAGATCCGTCGCGGCCTCTGGGCGGAGGGCCTCGCGGACGCGCTCGCCTTCGGCGTGCTGTCGACCCAGCTCATCCTCGACGCGACGCTGCCCTTCCGGCGCGCCTCGCACGAAGACGCGTGGTGGCGGGTGCTGCTCATCGATGGGCTGGCCCACGCCGTGGCGCAGGGGATCAGCTTCGGCCTCGATCGCCTCGAGGACCCCAGCGAGGAGGACCTCGCGCGCGGCTGTCAGGGCGACGACTGCCAGGTCGACCCCTTCCACCCGGGCGCGCGCGCCACGATGACGTTCACGAGCGCCAGCCTGATGTGTCTGCACGGCCAGATGAACGACGAGGGGCCCGCGCCGTGCGTAGCCGGGGTCGCCGCCGCGGCGCTCGCGGGGACGATGTGGGCCTTCACGGACGAGTACGCCTTCACCGACGTGCTCACCTCCGCGGGCATCGGCGTGCTCGCGGGCTACGTGCTGCCCTGGATGACGTTCTACGGCTTCGGCGAGCGCAACCCGCTCGCGCCGACTCCCCATTCGGAAGGCGACACGGGCGTGGACGCCTGGGTGACCCCCGACTTCTCGAGCCACGGCGCCGGGCTGCGTCTCCAGGGGACGTTCTGAATCCCCCGCCTGCAGGTGCGCGCACGGACGCCCTGCGGTAGACCCTGGCTGGCATGCTCCAGAAGCTCGAACGCAAGCTGGGCCGCTTCGCGATCCCCAACCTGATCACGCTGCTCGTCGGTGGGCAGGCGGCCGCCTTCGTCCTGATCATGGCGAAGCCCGAGATGGCCGGGGCGCTCGCCTTGGTCCCGAGCCGCGTGCTGCAGGGCGAGGTCTGGCGCCTCGTCAGCTTCCTGTTCATGCCGGCGAGCTACAGCATCTTCTTCATCATCTTCGCGCTGTGGCTGCTCTACCTCTACGGACGCGCGCTCGACGATCTGTGGGGCGCCTTCCGCTTCAACCTGTTCATCTTCGTGGGTTGGATCGCGTCCGTCGGCGCAGCGTTCGCTGTCCCCGGGACGGTGGCGAC from Sandaracinaceae bacterium encodes:
- a CDS encoding esterase-like activity of phytase family protein; protein product: MVRLTLDASDGLSGLTTDGEGVHWVVPERARHLYAIGPDGTRLHRLIGLPEEVDAEAITWLGGRRFAIGTESSVADRASDRIMIVEVLGQEARVVEDIEMPYAALGATPDDNDGIEGICLAGDELLVAIEHAYEENGERVAVLARRRLDGGPWSASRVRLTSPIGKLSALACRCARGGLEVLAIERGLRGLEWAGRVVRIPLGGPEPLQAELVTDLAPHLPDHPNPEGLTFEGDDLLIVVDNHYGSVSGPSELLRVAQAARPTAACPQGTERGTASAWP